DNA sequence from the Strigops habroptila isolate Jane chromosome 4, bStrHab1.2.pri, whole genome shotgun sequence genome:
GCTGGATTCCACCAATGGGTCTCGCTATCCAGGTTGCATCCCGGGCTGGAATACCATGGAGACATGGAGTGGTGAGGCTGGAAACCCAAATTTGGGGGCTGCAAACCCCCCTCCATGGCCACCCCAAACTCACCTGGTGCCGCAGAGGACGGGGTTAGGCGGTGGGTCACGTACTGGCCGTAGTTAGTGGTGTACCCTGATTGTTCCTATGGGATGGAGATGAGTTGGGAACGTgttcccatgggatggggatagggatgggaCCATGCACCCACCATCCTGCCAGCAGCCTGCCGCCCCAGCAGCCTGGCCTGGGTCTCTCGGCTTGCCTCCAGCCCTTGGGACACGAGGGACACCGAGTGTCCCAGCGTGGGCAAGACCTGTGCGGGGACAGCgggtgaggatgaggaggacacggagggatggggatggacaATGGGATGGGATCCTGCTCACCACCGTGCCCAGGCAGCTCTGGCCCTCCCGGGTGAACCCGCTGCCTCGCTCCGAGCCTGCTGGCAGCATTGGGAGCATCTCACTGCCCTGCAGGAGGATGGAATGGGGTGGTGGGACGTGGTGGCACCTCATTGGGGTGGCACCTCAGCACCCCGTCCCCTCGCCCCACTTACGTGGCTGTGCACAGAGGGCAGGTAATCCCTTGCGGTGAGGCTAACgctgagctgtgggagagaAGAAGTGCCCCATAGGGTGcaaaagggggtgggggggactGAAGGGGGACAGGGGGCACGGTGGGGTGGGTGCTCACGGGCTGGCCCTGCCGGATTGGCAGAGGGGGCAGGAAGGAGTCGGTCCTCTTGGTGGCCTTGGTGAAGCCTGATTGCTCCTTGGTGCCAATGGTGACCTTCTGCAGGAGatctgtggggagcagggagggagtCCCATTGTCCCCAGCCCATGCTATGGCATTACAGGGTGTCACAGAGCCTGGGCACCCTGCATTTGGGGGTGCTCAGGGATGGGTGATACAGGGCAGGGGATCCCCAAACCCTCCTGGGGTCAAAAATCCATCAATGCCCCAAAACAGCCTAGAGTTGGAGCTGGCCCTGGGACCATGaacaccccaaaccctccaggggatggagctggtcccagcaccaccaacaccccaaaaccctcctggggatggagc
Encoded proteins:
- the PPP1R32 gene encoding protein phosphatase 1 regulatory subunit 32 isoform X2, with product MSCLLRPHSVAEGHCQDTMTTTAEHFKPLWLPDGRSILPRHIHQPQSGYLQECPPSCLRAGMVSPRHMRLLQSRTRLSENCCTGPLQPDLLQKVTIGTKEQSGFTKATKRTDSFLPPLPIRQGQPLSVSLTARDYLPSVHSHGSEMLPMLPAGSERGSGFTREGQSCLGTVVLPTLGHSVSLVSQGLEASRETQARLLGRQAAGRMEQSGYTTNYGQYVTHRLTPSSAAPARDATWIARPIGGIQPQRPSGFSTNNHPTGLGDVIDHLLV